The genomic window CAGACTCATGTGTACGCCAACTTCAAATAGTACTCTCAAGATTGGCTGACATTTTACCTGTAATGATGTCGTGAAAAGTGATGAACTCTTGTTAAAATCAAGGATAGAGGCTCTTGATCCTGTGGTCCAGTAAAAACCTAGCTCAGAAAATTTATCCAGATTGCTAACAAAGCAAAACTTGAACCAAATTTTAACCTGTACCGAACCTGGTTTCAGGACCCTATATATTTCTCGCATCGCTTTCGATTTATCAACCACATTGCGCAATCCGTAGCCAACTGTTACAGCATCGAAGTAGCAGTCTGCGAATGGTAAATCAAGTACATCACCCTCGATCCATCTGCAAGTGCCAGTGTCAGATGCAGGTAAACCACATAACGCCATAGCGCATATGCTAGCAAAGCACACAAACTATTCAACTGAAATCACAGGATGTCCTTGCTCTGCAAACCCTCACATTGAGGATGCTCACTTGATGTTCTTGTAACACAGCTTCCAGCGTTGCTGCTGACGGTCAGCAGCAGTCTGTAGTTGCTGCCTCGAAAAATCGACAGCCATCACCTGTTTCAGTTGGGTGCAAATGATGATAAGATTTCCAGTGGGGAAAAACAAAATCGCCTAGCTAATCTGAAGTCTGAATACTACAAGCGAATCCaacaccaacctctccatctaaGCCGACCTTCTGAGACAGCACGAACGCCAAATCCCCGCTCCCGCAACAGAGATCAAGAACTCGATCCCCCATCTTCGCTCTAACTCCATAGGAGCAAACTTTTGCATCAACCGATTGTAGAACAGGGCATTTTGATTCACATTGCTTATCAACTAACCTCGACCAAGAGACGCATATGCGCTTCCACGTCCGGTGCTGTCCCAGGCTGAGCACGTCGTTCAGCTGCAAGGAACCCGGGAACGTGCTGTCGTCAGCAACACATCATGGCATTGCTATCTGCAGCACTAATTTCGTAGAAGCAACGAGGGTTTAGGAGGAGGGCGGGATGTACGAACAAGGTCGTAGACGGGGGCGATGCGGCTGAAGAGGGCCTGCCGCTCGCCGGCCGAGGAGGACGAGCAGCGAAAGGCGGCGGGGCCGCGGCCgcgccggcggccggcggggCTGAACACGCCGCCGCCGGCTACGGAAATCCCCGCGGTCAAGGCCACCATCGTGTCCGTTCGCTTGCTCCCGACCCCGAATCGTGGTTAGGATATGTTGCCGTCGCTACGGCCAAACGTGGAAAACGGTTTGACTATTTTGCCCCCGCCGCGTGAGTTGCCAAACGATTTCTGACATTCTGGTTGGAGTGCTCCTcttgttgccgccgccgccgccggtgataGATTTGGGGATGGATTTAGGCTCGTGCTACCTCGGTGGGAACGCTGACGCGGTGGAGTTCTGCCCGCATCGCCCGTTCCGCCACGTGCTGGCCGCCGCCACCTACACGCTGCAGGAGCAGGAGTGCGACCGGGCGGGCACCATATCCCTCTTCTCCGTTGACGCTGCCTCGGAGGACGCGTCCCGGCGGCTCCAGCTGCTGCATACTGTGGAGACCGCCGGCATCTTCGATATGAAGTGGAGCCCCAAGTCGCCGCTGCTCGCGCAGGCCGACGCCCACGGCCGCCTCGCGCTCCGGCGCCTGGAGCAGGAGGACGGCTCGGACACAGGTTACTTATGTTTTGTCTCTGCATTAAATTTTTTTTTACCCTACAAAAATGTTGTGTCGTTAAAGTTGGACAGATGCCGCGGTATGCACTTGCTAAGATGCCGTAAGCTATAACAATGACAGCTCAAAGTTAAATGACGATTGATGCTTGCAGAAACATCTGCACCATTTTCCAATTCAGgagctaaaaaaaaaaaaaaaaaaattgacctGCGGGGGGTAAGACGGCCCCCGGGCATTGCCTGGTAGAGAAGATCTCTCACGCAGAtcaagaaaacccccgaacctccGCCCCTGCACCCTTACACGGGACCGTTCACCATGTGAGTTGGTTCGGAACCACCCGTGCTTTGAGTGAGTCGGACGAGGGGGTTTTTTTACCCAGGCCACGTAAATCCGCTCCCACTGGGAGTCGAACCCGGGTCATTGGGGTGCCATCCGGCCGCTCTAGCCATTCGGCCAAGAGTCCGTTGGCTAATTCAGGAGCTATGCATTCGTTCATTTTAAGATGTTGGCATTTGGATTACAGTTTGACTCGAGTAGTCACATCGAAGATTAATCTAGATGTGgactaggggctcatgttgggtttcaactctagcctactccaacttgcttgggactaaaaggctttgttgttgttgttgttgttgtggaatGAGTTGCTTAATGTTTCAACTGTGTTCGTAGTTCAGTAGTTGTCATTGCCTCATAGAAAAGAAAGGTAACTTCCAGTTGATTGGTGATAAAGCAATCTTGTGCTCTTGCATAGCTATGTTTATAAATAGTTTTTTCCTGGATCAGAACTTGTCTTCATGTGTGCTTGAAAACTGGTATTATATTGGTCTCTGACAAGAAGTGGGTTCTAACTCATGCAGCTCTAGTCAAGAGTTTAAACACTTTATATTTGTCACATCTGTAGTCCAACATGTATCATTGCATATCTTCAGGGCTAACTCAAGTGCTTTCTGTCACTAAATTACACAGGCATTGTCTTCACCGATGTCTCTGCTGAAGATATTTCTTCTTCAATGTGCTTGTATGTGGACTGGAACCAAACTGCTCAGTCTCTGTCTGTTGGATTATCAGATGGCTCACTGTCTGTGGTTTCAGTGAGAGAGGACCGGCTGGAGATATCAGAACAGTGGACTGCACATCAGTTCGAAGTCTGGACATGTTATTTTGATCGTACAAGGCCACACTTGCTGTACAGTGGATCAGATGACTGTTGTTTCAGTTGCTGGGACTTGAGAGAAAGCCTGCCAAACATTGTTTTTCAAAACAAAAAGTCTCATAAGATGGGCGTCTGTTGTATTGCACAGAATCCATTGGAGAGGAACATGCTACTTACTGGGAGTTATGATGAATTTCTCAGAGTTTGGGACACGAGATTTATGGCAAAACCTGTCAATGAAAAGTTGATAAATCTAGGAGGTGGTGTGTGGAGGATGAAGTATCATCCTAATATTGCAGATGTTGTATTGACTGCGTGCATGCACAATGGGTTTGCCATTGTTAAAGTAGGTTCTGGAGATGCTAGGGTAATGGAAACATATTGCAAGCATGAGTCCTTAGCATACGGTGCAGATTGGCAGAAAAGTGAAGAGGTGGAGCAGAATGGAAATTCTTCGGTTGTTGCTACTTGTTCGTTTTATGATCGCCTTCTCCGTGTGTGGCAACCAGAGAATCTAGCTGAGCTTTAAAGCATAAAGCTTCATTGTCCTCAATTCAAGCATGACTATGCCATGAAGCTATTTCCTGAATGAGCCAGTATAATTTCATTCAGGTAGCTCTTTGAACTTATGCTTACTTATTGAAGTCATGCATGAGCTTATAGGGACTTTATGTTTGACTTCAATTAGGCTTATTGATATTAGTATTTGTTACCAGCTTCCTCACTGCAAAACCTTGAATTTTCCTTTTGATGCTAATCGATTAGAAaattgttttgattttttttttttttgtgttggTCTAGATATCAGAGAAACATACTTGACCGGACTCTTTTCCAACTGGCTCAAAGATGTCTGTGTTCTTTATCCTGCTTATGACGTACTACAAAAGAAATGCTCATTGGATTACCACAAGTGTATTCATGGAGAATGGACACAGTTTGATGTTTGGCGACTGATGTGACATCACAAATGCTCTCTCTGTAGGCTAAGCTTGTGATGTGAATTACACTTGGTAGCTTCGATTTTTTTGCCAAATTATCTGTGGACATGGTTATTTCCTCAGTTGGcaactctgttttttttttgtgtgtgtgtgttcagaAACTAGCATTTGAAATGAAGGAAAACTAGCAATGGCCGTGGTTTGAAAAAAATGAATTAGTGTCAACATTCTGTATTTCTGTAGCAGCAAAAACGAACCAGTTCATGCACAAACATGAAAAATTACATATATAATAGGAGATTGCACGGCATCATATTTGCCTTCATGGTAGTCTTGGCTTCCCGATTCCGTTTCGTCACTCCTCCAGTTCATGGTTCTTGGTTAAGTTTGTTGATCTAGCTTGTCAGCAGTCCCCTCCCTCCCAATGTAGCCTACTAACGAGCGGTTTTGTTACTTCTTACTGAACCTCAAAATGTGGAGAAAACAACTTCTTCAAATGGCGCACATGATGACAAGTCAGACTATGTAAGTGATGAGATGCTGGCTGATCTCATCTTGTGTGGACATCCTGATCCATCATGCCAACATGCTCGTGCTCCGGTCGCGCATTGATCCTAATACCCACGCACACTTCAGCTGCTTATTTAACACTTTCACTTTGTACATTCACTCTACAGCACTGACAATCTCTGTGCCCCCACTGCTTTTGCTGAATGAAGAAGCTTGCTGTGCTCCATTGCTCATCATCGAATAAGTTTTGATGTCATGTAAATGTCACGATACATTTTGTTGAAATGGGCGCTGTAAATACTCTGCGCCTCAAGCAAGCAAGCAACAAACTCGGAAAAAAAATTCTCTGCATCACGTATGGGAATGAGATCGCCTAACTTCACAGCATACGACTGCACCTGCAGTCAGCATAATCAGCACCGTCCGCTGCTGATCCAATGTCTCCACGTATAGGCTAAGCACTCTGGCTGCCGTGCTCCTCTGCTACATGGGCCTTGGCCCAAGAATAACACCGCCACTCCCGTATTTGGCGGCGTCTTTTCCTTTTTGGCGCGAATACTGCGTGCTTTCCCGCTAGCGAAGGTgaagcgtcggcgtcggcgtcggcgtcggcatcGGCATCGGCCATCGGCTTTCTTGCAAGCACGGGCGTCAGGCGTCGGCGATCGGCTGTTGCCTGTGTTGTGCGCCAGAAATATGTTTGCAGGTTTGCACCGCTTCTCTTCTCTCCACGTGTGTTTGATTGCATCAGTTTTCTTCTAATTTATTTGCTATCCTCTACTACCTCAGCTTAtgttggaattgattaaagaaGAAATGTCAACTTGCTTTCAGAATATATGAGATGGAAGAAAAGAGGTGTGTGACCCATGCCTGTTTCTTTCTCCCCATGCGTTCAGACACATTTCAGTTGCTTATTGAATATTTCGTGTGCTATAGGGATGAGTTTTCTTCAAATTTCGCACCTCAAGTTGGCATGGAATTCAACAGTACACATGAGGCTTGGTTGTTTTGGGTCAACTATGGTGGTCAAAAAGGTTTTGAGGTTAGAAAAAGATACTCAAACAAAAGAAAATCAGATGGAAAGATTAGGTCGTGCAGATTTGTTTGTGCGAATGAGGGTCACAGATTGAAAGATAAAAGAGATCATTTAATAAAGTCTCCGAGAGCTGAAACTAGAACTGATTGTGAAGTTCGCATGGGTCTCGTACTAGACCGGGAGAAAGGAAATTATAAAGTCACTGAGGTGATTTTGGAACACAATCACACCCTTCAGTTGCCACAAACCTCACATTTGTTGGTGTCTCAAAGGAAAATTTCAGAGCTACAAGGTTTTGAAACTGAGACGGCTGACGATGCAGGAATTGAACCCAAAGCTGCACATGAGTTAGCTTCTATCCAAGTTGGTGGCTCAGCTCATGTCAGTTACACTCTTCGAGACCACAAGAACTATTTAAGGGCCAAGCGCCAATGTGAGATGACATATGGTCAAGCTGGAAGCATGCTTATGTATTTTCAAGAAAAAATTACCAAGAACCCGTCATTTCAATATGCATTGCAAATGGACCGGGAAGAACAAATAGCTAACATTTTCTGGGTTAATGCTAAAATGCTCACTGACTATGCATATTTTGGTGATGTTGTTAGTTTTGATACTACTTTTGGAACAAACAGGGAGAGTAGGCCTTTTGGAATATTTGTTGGGTTCAATCATTTTAGAGAAACTGTGATTTTTGGTGCTGTTATCATGTACGATGAGACATTTGAGTCCTTCAAATGGCTATTTGAGACCTTTCTAAAAGCACATAATGGCAAGCAACCAAAAACAATCTATACCGATCAAGATGTAGCAATGGGAAAGGCTGTTAAGGAGGTCTTTTTGGAATCTTGGCATGGTCTATGCACTTTTCACATTATGCAGAACGCTGTCAAGCATCTTGCTGAACGTGACGATGAAGAATCAGATACTCCTCCAAAAAGAAAGAATGAAGACAATAAGGAAGAACCAAGTATTCTCGCAGATTTTAGTGCATGTATGTATGAGTATGAAGATAAAGAAACATTTCAAGAAGCATTTAACACTATGAGGACAAAGGCCAGCAAGCAAACTTGGTTGGATAGTATATATAAGGTAAGAGAAAAGTGGGCTGCATGTTATATGACTAATGTGTACACATTAGGAATAAGGAGTACACAATTGAGTGAGAGTCTAAACAGTGACTTGAAGAGACATTTCAAATCAGATTTTGATATCATTCGATTCATTAAGCATTTTGAAAGGGTTGTGGAATTTAAAAGAAATAATAAATTGCATGCTGAATTTGAATCAAGAAAGAAATTACCAAGACTCAAAATGAGGACACCTATGTTACTCCAAGCTAGCAAGCTGTACACATCAATTGTTTTTGAAGCTTTCCAATCTGAATATGAGAGGTCCATGGCAGCATGCACCACGCCATTGGAAGGCAATAATGAATATGTTGTAGCAGTTGGGAGTCTTGATGAAAATTATATCCTTGAGAAGGAGTACAAAGTTACTGGTGATCCTGCAGACCAAACAAGCACATGCAACTGTGGGCAGTTCAATAGAATCGGAATATTGTGTGCTCATGCTTTAAAAGTTCTTGATTTAATGAACATCAAGTTAATCCCAGAACAATATATACTGAAGCGTTAGACTCGAGAAGCACGCAGTGGGGCTGTACAAGACAACCAAGGCCGAAACATAATAGAGGATCCAAAATTAGATGCTATGCTTTGCTACAAAAATATGACTCGCAAATTCCTCAATTTGGCACACCAAGCTGCAAGTCATCCACGGTGCGTCCTATTAGTCAacgaggcacttgacatggttagcAAGCAAGTCAAAGAAGAAATCATGAGTCTTCCTAGTGCAGTGAATCCAACCAATGTTCCCACAAATGATTCTCCCCCAATTGATTTGTTGAGTACAGAAGCACGTGGAAACTAAAACCTCAAAGCGCAAAAAAGCTTGGTTTGAAAAGATGCGCAGAGTtgcaaagaaaaaggaaaatggtCCAAAGGTATGTGGTAACACAAAATATATCAGATTTCCTAATACTGTGTTTAATGGGCACATGTTCAGTTTTATTTCTTTTATTTGAAGGAACAAGAAACTGCAAAGAAGGGaggtaagaaaaagaaaaaaaaagatgcagTACAAGAAATAATATCAATACAAGACACTGCAGCAGTACAAAATATTTATCCTAGTACTTCTTTACCCATGAATGAAATGCCTGAACCATACATGACCATCAATACCTTCTCTCAGATATTGAAGGTGATATTTCAATCTAATACACCATTTTTCTAAACCATACATGGCCATCAATACATTCCTCATTTGTTTTTTTGAATCTTTTATTTTGCAGGGGGCAATCACAGATGATGTTATTGCTGACTTCTAGTAGTTTAGGAGAATAGCTTTTGGAAAATAGCCTCCTGAAACATAGATTGTTTAGGAGAATAGCTTTTGGAATAGCCTCCTGAAACATTTCTGCATCTCTGAACATTCTGGAGCTTGCATCTCTGAACGAACAGACCATTTTGTGCATCACTGAACTTGCAACAATCAGTTACTTTTTCTTGAATTTCAGGACAATTTACAACACAATGGCAATCTATACAATTTGCATGATTTTTTGTGCTTTCGATACAATCACAAGTTACATAGTAGTCAACACAAGGTGCTTAGCTACATTCCAAAAGTGATCAGGCAAAATCACTCAAAAGTGATCAGGCAAaatctcctggatagtgagagaCTGGAGCATCCCGATACCCATCGCCCAGCCCTCTCTTGGATCGCCCAAGGGCCTTTGTCTCTGCCCTGTTCCGGAATActtggtagaagtagtagtagacaCCTGACAGTAACACAAAAATTCAGGCTAAATCACCGGCAAGGATCAGGCAAAATCACTCAAAAAATTCAGACAAGGAAGGGGAAAGAGGAAGGATGCGGACCAGGTACAACTGGCGAGCGGCGCCGTCCTTGAACGCCAGCTTCGAGGGGTCGCGCTCCATCTGCTACCGCGCGTTCACCTACGCCAACAAAAACCTCAAAATTTCAGCAACCGAGAAATCCAGGGCGAAGGTCGGCAACGAGGCGTCGTCAGCCACATACAGTGTGGAGCGGGTAGATAAGGAGCTGGGCGATGATCCCGCCGTCGGCACCGGCGAGGTCGTTGATCAGCGCGTCTGACATCTCCGCCCGCTCGTAGGAGACCAAAACGAGGATGGCACGTACGGccggacggcgacggcggcgcagcTCGACTAGAACTACGAAGACGGCGGCGTCGATTTTTCTTTATTCACGGGAGCTCTCAGCAACAGCAGGTCTGTGTGGGCTGTGATGGGCCTTTCCATTGTGCAGCCCATGTCACTTTGGTGGGTGTGTCGTCGGATCAGCAACGAATGGCACAGATGTGCCTGACTGCAGGTGCAGTCGTTTTCACCGAAGTTAGGTGATCTCGTTCCCACGTATGCAGAGAGGATCTGTGCAGCACGGTTTGGTTACCGTGCATGACTCCTCTCGCAAAGTCGTCGATCGGCTGATCTCGCTCACGGCCCATCCTTCCGCCCATCTCGATCGGCTAATCGCATCTCCATCAAGCAGCCACAGGCCACACGATCCACGGTGTGGACGGCATCCAAGCCGTGCTGCACCGAATCCTCTCTGCATCACCCCCGCACCGCTCTTTTCTTCATCCCTTTTCTTCCTCCTCCCACGAGAGCGAAACAACCCGCACGAAAACCCACCTAAACCCTTGCGCGTCTGCGCGGGGAATCCCCACACAAGCCCGTTCCCCCGCCGGCGATGGCCGATGGGCAACTCCATGGCAAAGGCTTCAGCTTCACCACCCCCGTTCCTGCTCCTGGTAATCGATTCATGGACTTCTCTTCCCCATTCTGAGAGCGTGTTGCATACATCAATCCTGATAGACATAAAACACaccactagccatagatctagcgtgTCTATTTGTTTTAGAATAAACAGTGAGTCCTAAAATATCTACTAGTACAGGATAAGAGATAGAGTAAGAGAGAGGGACAAAGGGCGCAAACCATCGGCCGTCTTGAGGAAGACGGGCTCGCCATCGCGGTGCTTGGTAAAGACCCGGTGGCGGTGCTGTGTCGAAGGGCGGCGTTGGCCGGTGGCGGTGCTTTCCATCGCTGGCAGCGCTCTCTCTGTGATCGGTTAGGGTTTAAGACTGTAGGTGGGGTGTaggcggctcaggcgaaccttaTGCTTGGTGCCCTGGCCCCCACTTACTATTTATGACGCTATGCGACAGAAGCTCACCAATCATATTAGGATTGGGCGTcctcagggcgcggatcaagggcTCAGTTGGTCAGTTGGCCTCGGTGAAGATCAACTAACAAATCCATCGTGCCTCGGCATCACTGAAGCTGATTTTCTTTTCTATCTCTTTGCTCCAGATCCTGGCGCTGTGGCGGAGAAGACGATGGAGCCTGATCAGGAAGCACGATTCGCACGCGGTAAGCATCAACCTTCCCATCCCGCTGCAGAAAAAGTTCTTTTTTTTTCGTCTTCTGCGTCGATCATGGGTTTTCGTTTCCTTGCTCGAATATCCGCCCTTTTCCATGCCATGATCCTCGTTTCGCTGTGGGAGCGCGCAGGTGGCATCAGTTCTTCGTTGTCCGCCCTGGCCATGGAGGAGGTCGTGATGGGCGATCACGCGCGGCTCGTGGCCTCCATGCGGCACGCCTTGGAGCTAACTGTGTCGTCCAGGCTCTTCGCCAAGCTCTACGGCCTCTTTGACTCCGACGCCGAGTTCCGCGACGCACTGGCGCGCGTCCGAGGCGGCCCCGACGCCGAGCGGCTCCGCATTGTTGCCTACGGGCTCGGCGGTGCGCAGTACAGCTGGGCGCCGCGGTTCCGCCTTGCTGTTTTGCTCCTCCTTCGCGTCGCGTTCCCGGACGCGATCGGCGACGTGGAGGTGGTTTGCCCGACCGTTGCCCCCGTGGAGCGCCGAGCCATGGAGGAGTTGGGCTGTGTCGTTACCGCGTCGGTCCAGCAGTGACGGCAAGTTCGTGAGCTGACGCTCATCTTCATGCCGTACGCGGACCACGTCTTCTTCAAAAATCTTCTCACCTTGAGCTGGAGCGCGGATCAGCTCGGCAAGATCGTCTTGCTTGGGCACAGCTTTGGCACCATGGTTAAGATGCTTGAGCTCAGCATATCCAAGCAGGAGAAGT from Miscanthus floridulus cultivar M001 chromosome 11, ASM1932011v1, whole genome shotgun sequence includes these protein-coding regions:
- the LOC136493232 gene encoding 2-phytyl-1,4-beta-naphthoquinone methyltransferase, chloroplastic-like: MVALTAGISVAGGGVFSPAGRRRGRGPAAFRCSSSSAGERQALFSRIAPVYDLLNDVLSLGQHRTWKRICVSWSRAKMGDRVLDLCCGSGDLAFVLSQKVGLDGEVMAVDFSRQQLQTAADRQQQRWKLCYKNIKWIEGDVLDLPFADCYFDAVTVGYGLRNVVDKSKAMREIYRVLKPGSRASILDFNKSSSLFTTSLQSWAIDNVVVPLASGYGLTEEYKYLKSSISQYLTGEELEKLAKEAGFCAAKHYELGGGLMGNLVATR
- the LOC136493231 gene encoding uncharacterized protein, which gives rise to MDLGSCYLGGNADAVEFCPHRPFRHVLAAATYTLQEQECDRAGTISLFSVDAASEDASRRLQLLHTVETAGIFDMKWSPKSPLLAQADAHGRLALRRLEQEDGSDTGIVFTDVSAEDISSSMCLYVDWNQTAQSLSVGLSDGSLSVVSVREDRLEISEQWTAHQFEVWTCYFDRTRPHLLYSGSDDCCFSCWDLRESLPNIVFQNKKSHKMGVCCIAQNPLERNMLLTGSYDEFLRVWDTRFMAKPVNEKLINLGGGVWRMKYHPNIADVVLTACMHNGFAIVKVGSGDARVMETYCKHESLAYGADWQKSEEVEQNGNSSVVATCSFYDRLLRVWQPENLAEL